In the Sandaracinus amylolyticus genome, GGCAGGCACTCGGGCGTGGGACAGCCGTTCTGATCGACGACGTAGCCCCACTCGCAGTAGATCGGCGGGACCGCGGGGCACTCGCACGGGCCCTCGTGACCGACCATCACGCCCGCGCAGTTGGCCTCGCACGAGTTGCCGTAGGTGCGACCGTCCTGGCCGCAGACCGGCGCGTAGACGTCGGGGCACGCGCAGCTCGTCTCGCACTCGCCGTCGCGGACGACCATCACGCCGGCGCACGCGGCTTCGCACGTGTTGCCGTAGGTCTTGCCGTCGTCGCCGCAGACCGGCGCGTAGACCGCGGGGCAGACGCAGCCCGCGTCGCACTCGCCTTCGTGCGCGACCATCGCGCCCGCGCAGTCGGCCTCGCAGGAGTTGCCGTAGGTGCGGCCGTCGGCGCCGCAGACCGGCGCGTAGATGTCGGGGCAGAAGCAGCTGCCGGGATCACCGGGCTCGTCGCAGCCGCGTGGGGCGAGCAGGAGCGGGATGCCGAGCAGGAGCAAGCGGAAGGAGAAGATGCGTCGCTGGTGCATGGGTGCCTCGTGATTTGCAGGGGATGTGCCGCGGAATTCGTGCC is a window encoding:
- a CDS encoding Kazal-type serine protease inhibitor domain-containing protein, giving the protein MHQRRIFSFRLLLLGIPLLLAPRGCDEPGDPGSCFCPDIYAPVCGADGRTYGNSCEADCAGAMVAHEGECDAGCVCPAVYAPVCGDDGKTYGNTCEAACAGVMVVRDGECETSCACPDVYAPVCGQDGRTYGNSCEANCAGVMVGHEGPCECPAVPPIYCEWGYVVDQNGCPTPECLPPPTCEPVTCEIYCEYGHVIDERGCAICACNPPPMCEPVACDVYCEHGHVLDERGCETCACNPAPGPLCFSDDECGEGSYCDTTVCHSPCDGLPDDRACPAVCYGECRPTAPPSCGADSDCAAGEVCVIPVCIWDDPSAPCPDEGTCVPAR